A window of Anomalospiza imberbis isolate Cuckoo-Finch-1a 21T00152 chromosome 4, ASM3175350v1, whole genome shotgun sequence contains these coding sequences:
- the MFSD10 gene encoding major facilitator superfamily domain-containing protein 10 isoform X3, with protein MALRERGTSSSSTNDKQEQNYNRVITIVFLALFIDLLGFALILPLFPSILDYYSQTEDGFYLSLQRGVDWFAVMAGIPPERKYNSVLFGGLIGSIFSLLQFFSSPLTGAVSDHWGRRPVILVTVNPFLLLQMGLIASYSLWAASRTFGVFLLSRIIGGISKGNVSLSTAIIADLHSPKARSKGMAMIGVAFSLGFTLGPMMGAYLAMQTEKGEVFYLRSALSALVFSVADLIFIFLLLPETLPKEKRVPSVTSGFQAAVDLLSPLALFQFSAVTRGKESPSEQNLQNLKILGLAYFLYLFLFSGLEYTLSFLTHQRFHFSSMQQGKMFFFIGITMAVIQGGYARRIKPGNEIRAVKRAIVLLIPAFLVIGWAANVTMLSAGLLLYSFAAAIVIPCLSAVVSGYGTAGQKGRVMGILRSLGALARALGPILAAAVYWLAGAEICFTICGAFFLVPLALLRSIKQQTKEE; from the exons aTGGCCCTGCGCGAGAGAggaaccagcagcagctccaccaaTGACAAGCAGGAGCAGAACTATAATCGTGTTATTACAATTGTCTTCCTGGCACTCTTCATCGACTTGTTGGGATTTGCTCTCATCTTGCCACTCTTTCCTTCCATCCTTGATTATTACAGCCAGACTGAG GATGGATTCTATTTGTCATTGCAACGTGGGGTAGACTGGTTTGCAGTGATGGCTGGGATACCTCCAGAGCGGAAATACAACAGTGTCTTGTTTGGAG gtctgATTGGCTCAATCTTTTCCCTCCTGCagtttttctcctctcccctcaCCGGTGCTGTGTCAGACCACTGGGGCAGAAGGCCTGTCATCCTGGTGACAGTG AACCCTTTCTTGCTTCTGCAGATGGGTTTGATAGCATCATACTCACTCTGGGCTGCCTCTCGGACTTTTGGCgtttttcttctctccaggATCATCGGTGGAATAAGCAAAGGGAATGTCAGCCTCTCCACAGCTATAATTGCTGACTTGCACTCTCCAAAAGCACGGAGCAAGGGCATG GCCATGATTGGTGTTGCTTTCTCCCTGGGATTCACCCTGGGCCCCATGATGGGTGCTTACCTCGCCATGCAGACAGAGAAAGGAGAAGTCTTCTACCTTCGTTCTGCATTGTCAGCACTCGTGTTTTCTGTGGCTGATTTAATTTtcatcttcctccttcttccagAGACACTTCCCAAGGAAAAACGG GTCCCTTCTGTGACATCTGGATTTCAGGCAGCAGTTGACTTGCTCAGTCCTTTGGCTTTATTTCAGTTCTCTGCAGTCACCCGAGGAAAGGAATCCCCTTCAGAGCAGA atcTTCAGAATCTCAAAATTTTGGGCCTGGCCTACTTCCTGTACCTCTTCCTGTTTTCCGGCTTGGAGTACACACTGAGTTTTCTCACTCACCAGAGATTCCACTTCAGCAG CATGCAGCAGGGcaagatgtttttctttattgGAATAACAATGGCTGTGATCCAGGGAGGCTATGCTCGCCGAATCAAGCCAGGAAATGAAATCAGAGCTgtaaaaagg GCTATTGTGTTGCTGATTCCAGCGTTCTTGGTAATTGGATGGGCTGCAAATGTGACCATGCTGAGTGCTGGACTGTTGCTGTACTCCTTCG ctgcagccatTGTTATCCCGTGTTTGTCAGCAGTGGTGTCAGGCTATG GCACTGCCGGCCAGAAGGGACGAGTCATGGGCATCCTGAGGAGCCTGGGCGCCCTGGCCAGAGCCCTGGGACCcatcctggcagctgcag TTTACTGGCTGGCTGGGGCAGAGATTTGCTTCACTATCTGTGGAGCTTTTTTCCTTGTTCCCTTGGCTCTACTCAGGTCTATAAAACAGCAGACAAAGGAGGAGTAG
- the MFSD10 gene encoding major facilitator superfamily domain-containing protein 10 isoform X1, with protein sequence MCSFIIWKQSTGNMALRERGTSSSSTNDKQEQNYNRVITIVFLALFIDLLGFALILPLFPSILDYYSQTEDGFYLSLQRGVDWFAVMAGIPPERKYNSVLFGGLIGSIFSLLQFFSSPLTGAVSDHWGRRPVILVTVNPFLLLQMGLIASYSLWAASRTFGVFLLSRIIGGISKGNVSLSTAIIADLHSPKARSKGMAMIGVAFSLGFTLGPMMGAYLAMQTEKGEVFYLRSALSALVFSVADLIFIFLLLPETLPKEKRVPSVTSGFQAAVDLLSPLALFQFSAVTRGKESPSEQNLQNLKILGLAYFLYLFLFSGLEYTLSFLTHQRFHFSSMQQGKMFFFIGITMAVIQGGYARRIKPGNEIRAVKRAIVLLIPAFLVIGWAANVTMLSAGLLLYSFAAAIVIPCLSAVVSGYGTAGQKGRVMGILRSLGALARALGPILAAAVYWLAGAEICFTICGAFFLVPLALLRSIKQQTKEE encoded by the exons aagcagagcactgggaacaTGGCCCTGCGCGAGAGAggaaccagcagcagctccaccaaTGACAAGCAGGAGCAGAACTATAATCGTGTTATTACAATTGTCTTCCTGGCACTCTTCATCGACTTGTTGGGATTTGCTCTCATCTTGCCACTCTTTCCTTCCATCCTTGATTATTACAGCCAGACTGAG GATGGATTCTATTTGTCATTGCAACGTGGGGTAGACTGGTTTGCAGTGATGGCTGGGATACCTCCAGAGCGGAAATACAACAGTGTCTTGTTTGGAG gtctgATTGGCTCAATCTTTTCCCTCCTGCagtttttctcctctcccctcaCCGGTGCTGTGTCAGACCACTGGGGCAGAAGGCCTGTCATCCTGGTGACAGTG AACCCTTTCTTGCTTCTGCAGATGGGTTTGATAGCATCATACTCACTCTGGGCTGCCTCTCGGACTTTTGGCgtttttcttctctccaggATCATCGGTGGAATAAGCAAAGGGAATGTCAGCCTCTCCACAGCTATAATTGCTGACTTGCACTCTCCAAAAGCACGGAGCAAGGGCATG GCCATGATTGGTGTTGCTTTCTCCCTGGGATTCACCCTGGGCCCCATGATGGGTGCTTACCTCGCCATGCAGACAGAGAAAGGAGAAGTCTTCTACCTTCGTTCTGCATTGTCAGCACTCGTGTTTTCTGTGGCTGATTTAATTTtcatcttcctccttcttccagAGACACTTCCCAAGGAAAAACGG GTCCCTTCTGTGACATCTGGATTTCAGGCAGCAGTTGACTTGCTCAGTCCTTTGGCTTTATTTCAGTTCTCTGCAGTCACCCGAGGAAAGGAATCCCCTTCAGAGCAGA atcTTCAGAATCTCAAAATTTTGGGCCTGGCCTACTTCCTGTACCTCTTCCTGTTTTCCGGCTTGGAGTACACACTGAGTTTTCTCACTCACCAGAGATTCCACTTCAGCAG CATGCAGCAGGGcaagatgtttttctttattgGAATAACAATGGCTGTGATCCAGGGAGGCTATGCTCGCCGAATCAAGCCAGGAAATGAAATCAGAGCTgtaaaaagg GCTATTGTGTTGCTGATTCCAGCGTTCTTGGTAATTGGATGGGCTGCAAATGTGACCATGCTGAGTGCTGGACTGTTGCTGTACTCCTTCG ctgcagccatTGTTATCCCGTGTTTGTCAGCAGTGGTGTCAGGCTATG GCACTGCCGGCCAGAAGGGACGAGTCATGGGCATCCTGAGGAGCCTGGGCGCCCTGGCCAGAGCCCTGGGACCcatcctggcagctgcag TTTACTGGCTGGCTGGGGCAGAGATTTGCTTCACTATCTGTGGAGCTTTTTTCCTTGTTCCCTTGGCTCTACTCAGGTCTATAAAACAGCAGACAAAGGAGGAGTAG
- the MFSD10 gene encoding major facilitator superfamily domain-containing protein 10 isoform X2, which yields MCSFIIWKQSTGNMALRERGTSSSSTNDKQEQNYNRVITIVFLALFIDLLGFALILPLFPSILDYYSQTEDGFYLSLQRGVDWFAVMAGIPPERKYNSVLFGGLIGSIFSLLQFFSSPLTGAVSDHWGRRPVILVTVMGLIASYSLWAASRTFGVFLLSRIIGGISKGNVSLSTAIIADLHSPKARSKGMAMIGVAFSLGFTLGPMMGAYLAMQTEKGEVFYLRSALSALVFSVADLIFIFLLLPETLPKEKRVPSVTSGFQAAVDLLSPLALFQFSAVTRGKESPSEQNLQNLKILGLAYFLYLFLFSGLEYTLSFLTHQRFHFSSMQQGKMFFFIGITMAVIQGGYARRIKPGNEIRAVKRAIVLLIPAFLVIGWAANVTMLSAGLLLYSFAAAIVIPCLSAVVSGYGTAGQKGRVMGILRSLGALARALGPILAAAVYWLAGAEICFTICGAFFLVPLALLRSIKQQTKEE from the exons aagcagagcactgggaacaTGGCCCTGCGCGAGAGAggaaccagcagcagctccaccaaTGACAAGCAGGAGCAGAACTATAATCGTGTTATTACAATTGTCTTCCTGGCACTCTTCATCGACTTGTTGGGATTTGCTCTCATCTTGCCACTCTTTCCTTCCATCCTTGATTATTACAGCCAGACTGAG GATGGATTCTATTTGTCATTGCAACGTGGGGTAGACTGGTTTGCAGTGATGGCTGGGATACCTCCAGAGCGGAAATACAACAGTGTCTTGTTTGGAG gtctgATTGGCTCAATCTTTTCCCTCCTGCagtttttctcctctcccctcaCCGGTGCTGTGTCAGACCACTGGGGCAGAAGGCCTGTCATCCTGGTGACAGTG ATGGGTTTGATAGCATCATACTCACTCTGGGCTGCCTCTCGGACTTTTGGCgtttttcttctctccaggATCATCGGTGGAATAAGCAAAGGGAATGTCAGCCTCTCCACAGCTATAATTGCTGACTTGCACTCTCCAAAAGCACGGAGCAAGGGCATG GCCATGATTGGTGTTGCTTTCTCCCTGGGATTCACCCTGGGCCCCATGATGGGTGCTTACCTCGCCATGCAGACAGAGAAAGGAGAAGTCTTCTACCTTCGTTCTGCATTGTCAGCACTCGTGTTTTCTGTGGCTGATTTAATTTtcatcttcctccttcttccagAGACACTTCCCAAGGAAAAACGG GTCCCTTCTGTGACATCTGGATTTCAGGCAGCAGTTGACTTGCTCAGTCCTTTGGCTTTATTTCAGTTCTCTGCAGTCACCCGAGGAAAGGAATCCCCTTCAGAGCAGA atcTTCAGAATCTCAAAATTTTGGGCCTGGCCTACTTCCTGTACCTCTTCCTGTTTTCCGGCTTGGAGTACACACTGAGTTTTCTCACTCACCAGAGATTCCACTTCAGCAG CATGCAGCAGGGcaagatgtttttctttattgGAATAACAATGGCTGTGATCCAGGGAGGCTATGCTCGCCGAATCAAGCCAGGAAATGAAATCAGAGCTgtaaaaagg GCTATTGTGTTGCTGATTCCAGCGTTCTTGGTAATTGGATGGGCTGCAAATGTGACCATGCTGAGTGCTGGACTGTTGCTGTACTCCTTCG ctgcagccatTGTTATCCCGTGTTTGTCAGCAGTGGTGTCAGGCTATG GCACTGCCGGCCAGAAGGGACGAGTCATGGGCATCCTGAGGAGCCTGGGCGCCCTGGCCAGAGCCCTGGGACCcatcctggcagctgcag TTTACTGGCTGGCTGGGGCAGAGATTTGCTTCACTATCTGTGGAGCTTTTTTCCTTGTTCCCTTGGCTCTACTCAGGTCTATAAAACAGCAGACAAAGGAGGAGTAG
- the MFSD10 gene encoding major facilitator superfamily domain-containing protein 10 isoform X4 — protein sequence MALRERGTSSSSTNDKQEQNYNRVITIVFLALFIDLLGFALILPLFPSILDYYSQTEDGFYLSLQRGVDWFAVMAGIPPERKYNSVLFGGLIGSIFSLLQFFSSPLTGAVSDHWGRRPVILVTVMGLIASYSLWAASRTFGVFLLSRIIGGISKGNVSLSTAIIADLHSPKARSKGMAMIGVAFSLGFTLGPMMGAYLAMQTEKGEVFYLRSALSALVFSVADLIFIFLLLPETLPKEKRVPSVTSGFQAAVDLLSPLALFQFSAVTRGKESPSEQNLQNLKILGLAYFLYLFLFSGLEYTLSFLTHQRFHFSSMQQGKMFFFIGITMAVIQGGYARRIKPGNEIRAVKRAIVLLIPAFLVIGWAANVTMLSAGLLLYSFAAAIVIPCLSAVVSGYGTAGQKGRVMGILRSLGALARALGPILAAAVYWLAGAEICFTICGAFFLVPLALLRSIKQQTKEE from the exons aTGGCCCTGCGCGAGAGAggaaccagcagcagctccaccaaTGACAAGCAGGAGCAGAACTATAATCGTGTTATTACAATTGTCTTCCTGGCACTCTTCATCGACTTGTTGGGATTTGCTCTCATCTTGCCACTCTTTCCTTCCATCCTTGATTATTACAGCCAGACTGAG GATGGATTCTATTTGTCATTGCAACGTGGGGTAGACTGGTTTGCAGTGATGGCTGGGATACCTCCAGAGCGGAAATACAACAGTGTCTTGTTTGGAG gtctgATTGGCTCAATCTTTTCCCTCCTGCagtttttctcctctcccctcaCCGGTGCTGTGTCAGACCACTGGGGCAGAAGGCCTGTCATCCTGGTGACAGTG ATGGGTTTGATAGCATCATACTCACTCTGGGCTGCCTCTCGGACTTTTGGCgtttttcttctctccaggATCATCGGTGGAATAAGCAAAGGGAATGTCAGCCTCTCCACAGCTATAATTGCTGACTTGCACTCTCCAAAAGCACGGAGCAAGGGCATG GCCATGATTGGTGTTGCTTTCTCCCTGGGATTCACCCTGGGCCCCATGATGGGTGCTTACCTCGCCATGCAGACAGAGAAAGGAGAAGTCTTCTACCTTCGTTCTGCATTGTCAGCACTCGTGTTTTCTGTGGCTGATTTAATTTtcatcttcctccttcttccagAGACACTTCCCAAGGAAAAACGG GTCCCTTCTGTGACATCTGGATTTCAGGCAGCAGTTGACTTGCTCAGTCCTTTGGCTTTATTTCAGTTCTCTGCAGTCACCCGAGGAAAGGAATCCCCTTCAGAGCAGA atcTTCAGAATCTCAAAATTTTGGGCCTGGCCTACTTCCTGTACCTCTTCCTGTTTTCCGGCTTGGAGTACACACTGAGTTTTCTCACTCACCAGAGATTCCACTTCAGCAG CATGCAGCAGGGcaagatgtttttctttattgGAATAACAATGGCTGTGATCCAGGGAGGCTATGCTCGCCGAATCAAGCCAGGAAATGAAATCAGAGCTgtaaaaagg GCTATTGTGTTGCTGATTCCAGCGTTCTTGGTAATTGGATGGGCTGCAAATGTGACCATGCTGAGTGCTGGACTGTTGCTGTACTCCTTCG ctgcagccatTGTTATCCCGTGTTTGTCAGCAGTGGTGTCAGGCTATG GCACTGCCGGCCAGAAGGGACGAGTCATGGGCATCCTGAGGAGCCTGGGCGCCCTGGCCAGAGCCCTGGGACCcatcctggcagctgcag TTTACTGGCTGGCTGGGGCAGAGATTTGCTTCACTATCTGTGGAGCTTTTTTCCTTGTTCCCTTGGCTCTACTCAGGTCTATAAAACAGCAGACAAAGGAGGAGTAG